The following are encoded in a window of Rhodothermus bifroesti genomic DNA:
- a CDS encoding glycoside hydrolase family 130 protein, which produces MRTITTPPPVVPVRLHGGRPVLEPIAQHAWESRVVFNPAAALITEADEWHRLAERWKLPRAARRQIAQAGGVVALVYRAQGAYDPMRHHAPSRLGLALLTPTLELVYRFPFPVVDATADFHNLGVEDPRCTRVGDTYYIFYTGYATEVLGDPKAPRRIQICLASTQDFLDWKLHGPIPGELNQVDNKNAALFPEPVDGRWLLLHRPMAGPDAMTIHWAEAQEVTGPWKSRGMLLPSYTYREFAQSWIGAGGPPIALDHRRFLMIYHQGHYTHEGAREYNLAAALLDFAQTASPVVGRIEPLMRPAAEGERQGDPELGVDNVLFTCAAYLWNGQVVIPYAGADSRIFGASVPLEPLVRALEQASR; this is translated from the coding sequence ATGCGTACGATTACTACACCTCCTCCCGTAGTGCCCGTGCGGTTGCACGGTGGGCGACCGGTGCTTGAGCCCATTGCGCAGCATGCCTGGGAGTCGCGTGTCGTGTTTAATCCGGCTGCGGCCTTGATCACAGAAGCTGACGAGTGGCATCGGCTCGCAGAGCGCTGGAAGCTTCCAAGGGCGGCGCGTCGGCAGATTGCGCAGGCCGGAGGCGTTGTGGCCTTAGTGTACCGGGCTCAAGGAGCGTATGACCCCATGCGCCATCATGCTCCATCGCGCCTAGGACTGGCCCTGCTTACGCCCACCCTGGAGCTCGTGTATCGCTTTCCGTTTCCTGTAGTCGATGCCACGGCTGACTTCCATAACCTGGGGGTCGAAGATCCCCGATGCACCCGCGTGGGCGATACCTATTACATATTCTACACGGGCTATGCCACAGAAGTCCTCGGAGACCCTAAGGCGCCGCGTCGGATTCAAATCTGCCTGGCCTCGACCCAGGATTTTCTGGACTGGAAGCTACATGGCCCAATTCCAGGTGAGCTAAACCAAGTAGACAATAAAAATGCAGCGCTCTTCCCAGAACCCGTCGACGGTCGCTGGCTGCTGTTACACCGGCCTATGGCCGGGCCAGACGCCATGACGATCCATTGGGCTGAGGCGCAAGAGGTCACTGGCCCTTGGAAAAGCCGAGGCATGCTTCTTCCTAGCTATACTTATAGAGAATTTGCCCAATCCTGGATTGGCGCCGGTGGCCCTCCAATTGCGCTAGATCATCGGCGATTCTTGATGATCTACCATCAAGGCCACTACACCCATGAGGGTGCCCGAGAGTACAACCTGGCAGCCGCACTGCTGGACTTCGCGCAAACAGCCTCGCCAGTGGTGGGACGCATCGAGCCGCTCATGCGTCCAGCCGCTGAAGGCGAGCGGCAAGGCGACCCCGAATTGGGCGTAGACAACGTGCTTTTTACCTGTGCTGCCTACTTATGGAACGGCCAAGTAGTGATTCCCTATGCCGGTGCCGATAGCCGAATTTTTGGAGCTTCGGTACCTCTGGAACCCTTGGTGCGTGCACTAGAACAGGCATCCAGATGA
- a CDS encoding Gfo/Idh/MocA family protein, whose protein sequence is MFRLGLIGYGGFGRFLHHAWQQMTDVALVAIADPALPKLPAGIQGYTDWQALLTHADVEGVAIAAPPHLHAAIACAAMEAGKHVLIEKPPALTLEEVRWLQETQARTGRVAMVDFVLRYTPLVALVHTWCREGTFGRLRRVVVENYAQDATLPPTHWFWDPSQSGGILVEHGIHFIDLVQGCTSAALVKVQGAGVWRTPRQMDRMLATVVYADGLVATHYHAFAGPGFFEHTSLRFVFDLARLELTGWIPRSGHLVALATESVAQQLQTLPFFRTLRQLPVEAVPDESRPEGWGLTSTSTDPHVCRFGEHAYSVDLLLEGTLALSASKAEIYQEALRAVLQDFVQAIRHPDHQPRVMLREGLVSLQVALEASRQAGLPVGYNGA, encoded by the coding sequence ATGTTTCGGCTAGGACTCATCGGCTATGGCGGTTTTGGCCGCTTTCTCCATCATGCTTGGCAGCAGATGACCGACGTGGCGCTGGTAGCGATTGCGGACCCAGCGCTGCCCAAGTTGCCAGCGGGCATTCAGGGCTACACGGACTGGCAGGCTTTGCTGACCCATGCAGACGTAGAAGGGGTTGCCATCGCTGCCCCACCTCATCTGCATGCTGCTATTGCTTGTGCAGCTATGGAGGCTGGCAAGCACGTATTGATCGAAAAACCTCCAGCGCTTACCCTCGAAGAGGTTCGCTGGCTTCAAGAAACCCAAGCGCGCACCGGTCGGGTGGCCATGGTGGATTTTGTGCTTCGCTATACGCCGCTGGTAGCGCTGGTGCACACCTGGTGCCGCGAAGGTACGTTTGGCCGGCTCCGTCGCGTAGTGGTCGAAAACTACGCTCAGGATGCTACCTTGCCGCCAACGCACTGGTTCTGGGATCCCAGCCAATCGGGTGGCATTCTGGTTGAGCATGGTATCCATTTCATCGACTTGGTACAGGGCTGCACATCGGCCGCACTGGTTAAGGTACAAGGGGCTGGGGTATGGCGCACACCTAGGCAAATGGACCGCATGCTGGCTACGGTTGTCTATGCCGATGGTTTGGTGGCCACGCACTATCATGCGTTTGCCGGGCCTGGGTTTTTCGAGCACACTTCGCTTCGCTTTGTCTTTGACCTGGCGCGCCTAGAGCTTACGGGTTGGATCCCGCGCAGCGGACATCTGGTTGCCTTGGCTACCGAATCCGTTGCCCAGCAGCTCCAGACCCTACCCTTTTTTAGGACCCTACGGCAACTGCCGGTAGAAGCCGTGCCAGACGAGTCCCGCCCTGAAGGCTGGGGTCTAACCAGCACCTCTACCGACCCGCATGTTTGCCGCTTCGGGGAGCACGCCTACAGCGTAGACCTGCTCCTCGAAGGCACGCTTGCGCTTTCGGCTTCCAAAGCCGAAATCTATCAAGAGGCCCTTCGGGCTGTTTTGCAGGACTTTGTGCAGGCCATACGTCACCCAGACCACCAGCCGCGCGTTATGCTGCGCGAAGGGCTGGTCAGTTTGCAGGTAGCGCTTGAGGCCTCAAGGCAAGCCGGACTGCCCGTAGGCTATAATGGAGCATAA
- a CDS encoding ABC transporter ATP-binding protein — MSGVQLEHVWKMYDNGHVAVADVTLEVADGEFLVLLGPSGCGKTTLLRLVAGLETVSRGTIRIGDRVVNDVPPRDRDIAMVFQNYALYPHMTVYENMAFGLKLRRMPKAEIERRVRAAARVLELEQVLNRRPHQLSGGQRQRVAVGRAIVREPQVFLFDEPLSNLDARLRVEMRAELARLHRELGRTMLYVTHDQVEAMTLGQRIVVLNQGRVQQIGTPMEVYHRPANRFVASFIGSPPMNFLEGRVEQHWFIAEDGRVRIPLPQAVWSGLPMGRAVTLGIRPEAVRLALPEEAMMHGRVETVEVLGAIAHLYARVGQTPIVAQVEASRRFDPGCEVPLSVDCAQLHLFDAESGQAIPRGDTPA; from the coding sequence ATGTCTGGAGTTCAGCTAGAGCATGTCTGGAAAATGTACGACAATGGCCACGTGGCTGTGGCAGATGTCACGCTGGAGGTAGCCGATGGCGAGTTTCTGGTACTTTTGGGGCCTTCAGGCTGCGGCAAAACGACGCTGTTGCGTCTGGTGGCAGGATTAGAGACCGTTTCACGCGGTACGATTCGCATTGGCGATCGGGTGGTGAACGACGTGCCCCCACGCGACCGAGACATTGCGATGGTGTTTCAAAACTATGCCCTCTATCCACACATGACCGTCTACGAAAACATGGCCTTTGGGCTAAAGCTAAGGCGCATGCCCAAAGCCGAAATTGAGCGCCGGGTGCGGGCAGCTGCTCGGGTGTTGGAGCTAGAGCAAGTGCTCAACCGTCGACCACACCAGCTTTCGGGTGGGCAGCGTCAGCGCGTAGCGGTTGGACGGGCTATTGTGCGCGAGCCCCAGGTGTTTTTGTTTGATGAGCCGCTGTCGAATCTGGATGCACGTTTGCGTGTAGAGATGCGCGCCGAGTTGGCCCGGCTGCACCGTGAGCTGGGTCGCACGATGCTCTACGTGACGCATGACCAAGTGGAAGCCATGACTCTAGGCCAGCGTATCGTGGTCCTTAATCAAGGACGCGTGCAACAGATCGGCACACCAATGGAAGTATATCACCGGCCTGCCAACCGCTTTGTGGCCAGCTTTATCGGCAGCCCACCCATGAACTTTTTGGAAGGACGTGTTGAACAGCACTGGTTTATTGCTGAAGATGGGCGGGTGCGCATTCCGCTCCCTCAGGCAGTTTGGTCAGGGCTGCCTATGGGGCGGGCTGTAACCCTCGGGATTCGACCTGAAGCTGTACGTCTTGCTTTACCCGAAGAGGCCATGATGCACGGCCGAGTGGAGACGGTTGAGGTTTTGGGAGCCATAGCGCATCTTTACGCCCGTGTGGGCCAAACGCCGATCGTGGCTCAGGTAGAGGCTAGCCGACGGTTTGATCCTGGCTGCGAAGTACCGCTTAGCGTGGACTGCGCTCAGCTGCACCTGTTCGACGCTGAAAGCGGCCAAGCTATTCCGAGAGGTGATACGCCAGCGTAA